The Lycium ferocissimum isolate CSIRO_LF1 chromosome 1, AGI_CSIRO_Lferr_CH_V1, whole genome shotgun sequence genome includes a region encoding these proteins:
- the LOC132059677 gene encoding dehydration-responsive element-binding protein 1E-like, whose product MNNNSISCFSDSNLANLERDHLQETSSSSAQDEGAFLLASSRPKKRAGRKKFKETRHPIYRGVRRRNNNKWVCEVRDPSQQKRIWLGTYPTPEMAARAHDVAALALRGNLATLNFADSRWRLPVTVSKDPKDLRQAAVKAAQAFSQDPELVGVDYMNEEVNSSTEEVKYQEVVVGEANGRSSDFVAKELNIDMENILCCNWGENNEMLEMEGWREKMAEGLLFSPTPRLGSCFSWDDVESDVEVSLWSYSI is encoded by the coding sequence ATGAATAATAACTCGATTTCATGCTTTTCTGATTCCAATTTGGCAAACCTAGAGAGAGATCACTTGCAGgaaacatcatcatcgtcaGCTCAAGATGAAGGAGCATTCCTACTAGCTTCGAGCCGACCCAAGAAACGTGCGGGGAGAAAGAAGTTCAAGGAAACTAGACACCCGATTTATAGGGGAGTGAGAAGGAGGAATAATAACAAGTGGGTTTGCGAGGTACGTGATCCTAGTCAACAAAAAAGAATATGGCTAGGAACATACCCTACTCCAGAAATGGCAGCTCGAGCTCATGATGTTGCTGCATTAGCACTTAGAGGTAATCTAGCTACTTTGAATTTCGCTGACTCTCGTTGGCGGTTGCCAGTGACAGTATCAAAGGACCCCAAAGACTTGCGTCAAGCGGCAGTTAAAGCCGCACAAGCTTTTTCTCAAGATCCTGAACTAGTTGGAGTCGACTATATGAATGAGGAAGTTAATTCCAGTACTGAAGAAGTAAAGTACCAAGAGGTTGTTGTTGGCGAGGCTAATGGACGTAGTagtgattttgtggctaaggaATTGAATATAGATATGGAGAACATTTTATGTTGTAACTGGGGAGAAAATAATGAGATGTTGGAGATGGAAGGATGGCGAGAAAAGATGGCGGAGGGGCTTTTGTTTTCTCCAACTCCGCGTTTAGGCAGTTGTTTCAGTTGGGATGATGTGGAAAGTGACGTCGAAGTGTCTTTGTGGAGTTATAGTATTTGA